The Syngnathus typhle isolate RoL2023-S1 ecotype Sweden linkage group LG6, RoL_Styp_1.0, whole genome shotgun sequence genome has a window encoding:
- the hmgn1a gene encoding non-histone chromosomal protein HMG-14A-like, protein MGKTKSTDAPAAEACSQPKRKSLRLLAKETETKPETETKPEPTKTAPKNQKVKEVAKEKTEQKKEEPRDEKEEDPAENGEAKVEEAATEDGKGDKTEEGKTDE, encoded by the exons ATGGGAAAAACGAAG AGCACAGACGCTCCAGCAGCAGAGGCATGCTCGCAG CCAAAGCGAAAGTCTCTCCGATTGTTAGCT AAAGAGACAGAAACCAAACCAGAGACAGAAACTAAACCAGAGCCAACAAAGACC GCGCCTAAGAACCAAAAGGTGAAGGAGGTGGCAAAGGAGAAAACAGAACAGAAGAAAGAGGAACCTCGGGATGAAAAAGAAGAGGACCCTGCAGAAAATGGGGAGGCCAAAGTTGAAGAG GCTGCCACAGAAGATGGAAAGGGTGATAAGACCGAAGAGGGTAAAACAGATGAGTAG